The DNA segment CCCTCAAATCCAGTTGGAGAAGGAAGTGGGAAACTGTAGACAAGTGCTAGGTGCAAAGAGTCACAAAGGAAGCGAATGAAATCATCCCATTGACTTCCCTAAGAAAATAAATCAGTATGTAATAATGTAGATAAAGACATTCTAAAATCTGGAGTGAGGAGGCAGAGAAGAAACGTACAGATTCAACGAGAGACTCAGATACTTGCACAAGAATGTTGCCAGCCAAATGCTGAACATGCACATTCTTCGCACCTAACAAACCAACCTGCCAGAGATACCAAAATCAAACTAGGGACATGAACTTGTTGTTGGCGGCTTAATCAAACAACTTCAAATCATTAACAATGAAAGGTAAGGTACCAACTTTCTACACTAACTAGAAACAGAAACGTATCCATCTTCTGCAGAGAGAATCAATTTGACTATTGCAGAGAGGATGCGGAACTTACAAGATGGGCCACGAGTCTTTCTAAGCATAAATGATCTTTGGATTCTGGAGAAGCAGCAGCAGTTTCCTCTCCCTCTTCCTGTTAAAAACGAAGCTAATCAAATAGCTGCAGCAAGCAATAAAGAGAACGATCGAACGAAGAAGACTAACCGAATCAGAATCAAAGCAAGATTGAATCTCTCTCAACACCTGAAAGGAATCGGACTCAGTGCCGCCTTTTAGAATCCACAAGCTTCGAACAATTGATTAACCAAAGATGTACCTGCGATAGAGAAAGAAGCATATCCTTCTCCATTGCCTCCGCCGGCAAATTTACTTCTCCTTCCTACAACGACGGTTCACGGTTGGGATTATATGAAACTCACAGGAAGGCTTTACGGAGAAGTAGAGTTAAATAGAGTCCTTACAGCGTGGCGGCGGCGGACACAGCGATCGATCAAGAGATGAAGGCGAGAAACTATCATTTTCTCCCGCCACTGTTTTCTCTCACCGGAATCTCTAAACCCCTTCACTGCCAGCATCGTTCTCGGGAcgcctttttttttgtaagcgtTATTACTAAAACGCAGCGTTTGAGGCCTAACTCTTAAAACGCAGCGTTTTGTCTACTACGTTACGTGCAACTGAACGAAATAGCTTCTACCGTCGTAGGGGCAGGGTCACAACGTTAAGAGAAGGTTGTGAAGTGTTCCATTCTCTTGCCGTGAAAACAAGATTCCATACGCTGTCTGGTATGTGACCGGTAAATACAATGCTACAGAATCAGTATTCTCTTTCAGATTTGAAATGTTGCAACTCAATGCTAGGAGCTTATAGTCAGCATGGAATAGTATAAAAGGCTCGGAGCTTCTCTGAACAAATCCTACCTAAACGGTGCAGTAACATACTTATTATCTATTAGTAGTCTGTCGCCACAGCGGATCATCTCAGCAAGGTAAGTTCATGTGGAACCAAATGAAGGAAAGAGACAACAACGCAGGGTTTAAGGATATTATTCTTTGCGTGGTGAATTTGATCCAGAAGACACTGCAACACACATTCTCCTTTCGAATCTTTATACGGTTAAAGGGAGATGGAATGATGATGCAGAAAGATTAGAGGATGAGCTTCTGCTATAGATCAATGATTTAGCTGGATTGAagtgaacaacaacaacaaaacacaaGTTTTCTCCTCTAGAGACCAGTCTATTCCAGAAGTAGTTAAAGCGCAAGATGAATTACATACGTTGTGTAGTTCATCATGCATTGAACAAGATCAATTTCTTACAAGACTTGTCTGTTGAGATTAATAATTGTTCTAAACAACTGTCCATCTCATTTCAATACCAAATCACTTGTGCAACAACTGTAATAACAGAGTAGAAAGTAACAAGGTTAAAGATCGTTAggtcccaaaaaaaaacacaaactttcTCTGTTTTCTAGTTTCAGTACACCAAGTTCTAAAAACACCAGACACACTAACAGTAAGAGGTCACTAAAGATTGACAAAATCCATTAAGAGAGACATAAGCTAATCGAAACCCTCTAGTAAAGACGGAAGCTTTCATTTGTGTGAGTTCCCTGAAGTTGTGATGGAGAGATCCGGCCACGCAAAGTACTCACCGGAGACGAACCCACCGGCGTTGTTGGTCTCTAAACCCTCGAACTGCCACGTGGCTGGTATCGTAACAACTCCCTGATGACCACCGTTACTCCCTACATTCGTCGTCCCAGCGTCACCCACAGTTGAAAACGGCCACACCGCCCTCCCGAGTCCAAAGCTGACGTCATCATAACCCGACCCAAGCCCGATTCCGAGAACCGACCCGGATCCATGCGTTGCAGTGGCGTTTTGGTTCAGCAGAGAGGTGAAACTGCCGCTGAGAGATAAAGCGCTTCCCTTTCCGTCAAGAGGAGCGGTTACGGTGTGGCTAACGCCGTTAGAGATCGACGACTGAGGGAACAGAACAGGTGTCGCTTGTAACGGAACGCTGCGGCTTCCGGCGGAGGAGGAGCAAGTGCGGGAGCGTTTGGCGGCTTTGCGAGTACCGCCGCCGACTGGAATGTCGCGGAGAGTACCGCCGTGAGTCCAGTAACGGCGGCAGGATTTGCAGAAGTGACGGGGCTGGGAGAAGTTGTAGTTGTTGTAGTAACAGAACTTCGTGTTGGTCGAGTTGCAGCGAGGACAAGGGAGCTGCTCTGTTGCCGGAGGAGGATTCGCCGTTATTACGCCGTGAAGTCTCATCGCGTCGGTGTTAGACGTTGTCGTCATGGCGGAGAAGGATTATAAAACGTGGGAATGAAGAAAGGTTGGAGCTTTGTTGTTGTTATGTATGGAGTAAAGGTTGAAACTTTTGTTAATAGGGAGTGAGATTTTGTTTTGCTTTCTATGGAGGAAACAAACATGCGCTGGGGATGGAGGAGAAAGTCAGGCTTTTCTGACAGAGGGTGTTGGGTTGATTAGAGGCCacgctttctctctctctctctgtctttaAAGTTTGTCTTTTTATGAAGTTTTGTTTCGGGAAGTATTGACTCGGCTATGGGTTGTCGTGAACAGTGATGGCTCTGTTCCCTCCCTACACACTATGAATCGGCTCACTTCTTACGTAGGTGGCTCTTCTTTCAATGTTTTTCAGTTTGAACAATGAATTGTTTCGGACAGAATAATTTCTACATTATTAGCGGTTAGAGCACCATTATCCTAGAGACCCTAAATGggtctcttattttttttttaatactttttaattGTAAAAGTGAATTAAGAGACTGGATTAAGAAACCCGAACATTTAGGTGCTCCATTGCAAGTCTCTTATtaagagtttaaaaaaaaaaaatttaattagacaccaattttttttttgatttttcttattaaaCTTAAACTTTCTTAAAACATAGTACAAGCTAACTCTATATTCAAGTTCTTGATTGAAAAACTTACAAAAGAACCAAGCACAAGGGGATTCACAGCATTTGGAGTTTTCACGACTTTGAGTTTGTAGAGGATAACAAGAGTAAGGAAGGAGATAATAATAATTATCAAAACATGCGGAGACTAATCTTGCATACCTCGTTAAGCAGTGGTTCAGGTTCTCTATCTATGCAAGACTTAAATTTTACTCTTAGCATACTGAAAAGAGGCAATGCATCCCTCTGCAACCTGTATTAGTACATCAAATTTGTTTAGGTAACAACAAAAGAAAGGCTAGAGCcgttgatgaagaagaagaagtggaaGTTGTCTCAGCCACCGTACCGCCAAACGCAGACGCAAATGCTGCATCGCTATCTTGATACAACCTCACGCCTCTCCTCCTTCTCTCGCTTCTCTCTTCAGACACAAGTAACCTCGAGATATCCTCTCTCTGCAACCTAGCTTGAAACGCCGTATCTCTGTTCCTGCTTCTTACCCTCTGATTAGAGTCTCTAGGGCTTGGCATTTCCTTGGTTAGGAAGTTAGCAGAAGCAGCAGCTCTCTGTGCGAGCAACCTCTCCAATTTGCATTCCGATAACGCCTTCATCCCATCCTGTAAGCAAAAGATTTCAACAATTTTAAATTCATATTAGCTCTTGTTATGGAAGGAATAACAGAACCATAGCAATATGATCAAACCATAAAACAGAggaaaattgtataattaagCTCATACAAGAAACttggattattattattagacaATTAAGCTTACTATTATTAGATTACCACCAGTTCATCAACAAGttctcacacacacacactcactCTGATCTCAGAACATAAACCCTAATTAAATAGATTTCTCCAGAAAG comes from the Brassica rapa cultivar Chiifu-401-42 chromosome A01, CAAS_Brap_v3.01, whole genome shotgun sequence genome and includes:
- the LOC103828009 gene encoding dof zinc finger protein DOF3.4, producing MTTTSNTDAMRLHGVITANPPPATEQLPCPRCNSTNTKFCYYNNYNFSQPRHFCKSCRRYWTHGGTLRDIPVGGGTRKAAKRSRTCSSSAGSRSVPLQATPVLFPQSSISNGVSHTVTAPLDGKGSALSLSGSFTSLLNQNATATHGSGSVLGIGLGSGYDDVSFGLGRAVWPFSTVGDAGTTNVGSNGGHQGVVTIPATWQFEGLETNNAGGFVSGEYFAWPDLSITTSGNSHK